One segment of Corynebacterium atrinae DNA contains the following:
- a CDS encoding nicotinate-nucleotide--dimethylbenzimidazole phosphoribosyltransferase produces MFESVSAPDEQARQAVVQALGNLQPAAGMGRLAEVAAWLAACQGQVPAAPLQRCRVVVFAGDHGVAKLGVSALPLELSVKRAQALQVGDGLANVLAREAGASIRVVDVSLDHEAWGEERVSRSSGSIDREDAMSPEQFGRALEIGRRVADEEIDAAADLLIPGDLGVATTTVAAAVMGALTRTEPVAIVGPGVGVSDEMWKIKVAAIRDAMFRVRGQVATPLETLRMISSPDFVALVAFIAQAAARRTPVLLDGALVSAAAYVAEMLAPGVRGWLWAGQLTPEPAHLIALQAMDLTPLLALDMTAGQATGALSALPLVKAAAEMAAELA; encoded by the coding sequence ATGTTTGAATCAGTCAGCGCCCCCGACGAGCAGGCCAGGCAGGCTGTTGTTCAGGCGCTCGGGAATCTGCAACCAGCGGCGGGAATGGGCCGCTTGGCGGAGGTGGCCGCGTGGTTGGCGGCCTGCCAGGGGCAGGTGCCAGCCGCGCCGCTGCAGCGGTGCCGGGTGGTGGTGTTCGCGGGGGATCACGGCGTCGCCAAGCTGGGTGTTTCCGCCTTGCCACTTGAGCTTTCGGTGAAGCGTGCGCAGGCCTTGCAGGTGGGCGATGGTCTGGCGAATGTCCTGGCGCGGGAGGCGGGGGCGTCGATACGCGTGGTCGATGTGTCGTTGGACCACGAGGCATGGGGCGAAGAGCGGGTTTCGCGATCGTCTGGGTCAATTGATCGCGAGGATGCGATGTCGCCGGAGCAGTTCGGGCGGGCCCTGGAAATTGGTAGGCGGGTCGCCGACGAAGAGATCGATGCCGCGGCTGACCTGCTTATTCCGGGTGATTTAGGGGTCGCGACGACGACTGTTGCGGCGGCCGTCATGGGGGCGTTGACTCGCACCGAGCCCGTCGCGATCGTCGGCCCGGGCGTGGGTGTCAGCGATGAGATGTGGAAGATCAAAGTCGCCGCGATTCGCGATGCGATGTTCCGGGTCCGCGGTCAGGTGGCCACTCCGTTGGAGACTCTGCGGATGATTTCTTCGCCGGATTTCGTGGCTCTCGTGGCGTTCATTGCGCAGGCTGCGGCCCGTCGCACCCCCGTGCTTCTCGACGGCGCCCTGGTGTCCGCCGCCGCCTACGTCGCCGAAATGCTCGCCCCGGGAGTGCGTGGGTGGCTGTGGGCCGGGCAGCTCACGCCCGAACCCGCCCACCTCATCGCCCTGCAGGCGATGGACCTCACTCCCCTGTTGGCGCTCGACATGACCGCGGGCCAAGCCACCGGGGCGCTGAGTGCGCTTCCGCTGGTCAAGGCCGCAGCGGAGATGGCGGCCGAGCTGGCTTAG
- a CDS encoding branched-chain amino acid aminotransferase: MTSLNFTVERTDSPTSDQALREILANPRFGKNFTDHMVTIEWDEDQGWHDARVRPYAPLPMDPATTVFHYGQAIFEGIKAYRQPDGSVAAFRPTANAERMQRSAVRMAMPELPTEDFVEALRLLVDVDERWVPAAGGEASLYLRPFMISTEVSLGVSPANKYTFLVIASPVGAYFTGGVKPVSVWLSEDYVRAAPGGTGAAKFAGNYAASLLAQAQAEEKGCDQVVWLDAIEHNYIEEMGGMNLMFVYGSGDQARVVTPELSGSLLPGITRDSLLQVARDLGHETEERRISKTEWRDDAESGAMSETLACGTAAVITPVGRVLSEHGEFEINHNEPGPITMELRERLTGIQRGLVPDTHGWLHTLVPAN; this comes from the coding sequence ATGACGTCTCTCAACTTCACCGTGGAACGCACGGACTCCCCGACGTCCGATCAGGCACTGCGGGAGATCCTGGCGAACCCACGGTTCGGCAAGAATTTCACCGACCACATGGTCACCATCGAGTGGGATGAGGACCAGGGCTGGCACGACGCGCGCGTCCGCCCCTACGCCCCCCTGCCCATGGACCCGGCAACCACCGTGTTCCATTACGGCCAGGCAATTTTTGAGGGAATTAAGGCCTACCGGCAGCCCGACGGCTCCGTCGCCGCCTTCCGTCCCACCGCCAACGCCGAGCGCATGCAGCGTTCCGCTGTCCGCATGGCCATGCCGGAGCTGCCGACCGAAGACTTCGTCGAGGCGTTGCGCCTGCTTGTCGACGTCGATGAGCGCTGGGTCCCCGCCGCCGGCGGCGAAGCCAGCCTCTACCTGCGCCCCTTCATGATCTCCACCGAAGTCTCCCTCGGCGTCAGCCCCGCCAACAAGTACACCTTCTTGGTCATCGCCTCGCCCGTCGGGGCCTACTTCACCGGCGGCGTCAAGCCCGTGTCCGTCTGGCTCTCCGAGGACTACGTCCGCGCCGCCCCCGGTGGCACCGGCGCCGCCAAGTTCGCCGGCAACTATGCTGCCTCGCTGCTCGCCCAGGCCCAAGCCGAAGAGAAGGGGTGCGACCAAGTGGTGTGGCTCGACGCCATCGAGCACAACTACATCGAAGAGATGGGCGGCATGAACCTCATGTTCGTCTACGGCTCAGGGGATCAGGCGCGCGTGGTCACCCCAGAACTGTCGGGCTCCCTGCTGCCCGGCATCACTCGCGACTCTTTGTTGCAGGTGGCCCGGGATCTCGGCCACGAGACGGAAGAACGGCGAATTTCTAAGACCGAATGGCGCGATGATGCCGAATCAGGTGCCATGAGCGAAACCCTGGCGTGCGGCACTGCGGCCGTGATCACCCCCGTCGGCCGGGTGCTCTCCGAACACGGCGAGTTCGAGATCAACCACAACGAGCCAGGCCCGATCACGATGGAGCTGCGCGAGCGCCTCACCGGCATCCAGCGCGGCCTCGTGCCCGACACCCACGGGTGGCTGCACACTCTCGTCCCGGCGAACTAA
- a CDS encoding leucyl aminopeptidase, which translates to MADATFALPARGTTPQLKLAKKAPKSTDAILVPVLRGDDGLELPASTMLDDAALRTVLTSLTVVGATGRSGEVTRVPAPKSVAADSVIAVGLGDPEDLTDEDVRRAAGTAARSLKGLGTVATTLGIFGLAPAVEGLILGAYHYRGVRSEEEKASSAPVGTVVFLGDPKKDSAEFDTAVTTAEAVAFARDLVNTPSSHLYPESYAAILSAAASEVGLDVEVLDEKALKKQGFGGILAVGQGSARGPRLVRLTWSPKKAKKSVALVGKGITFDTGGISLKPGAKMEDMISDMGGSAAVAATIIAAAKLGLPVTITATLPLAENMPDGEAQRPGDVITHYGGITSEIINTDAEGRLVLADAIVRASEDKPEYLIETATLTGAQLVALGTRTSGVMGSDDLRDRIAAVGRAVGEPAWAMPILEEQEDELKSPAADIRNSHNSRFGGMEFAALYLSKFVPEGLEWAHVDIAGPSFNSGGAYGYTGKRATGVPVRTFLALLQEIAQER; encoded by the coding sequence ATGGCTGATGCCACTTTCGCCCTGCCCGCCCGCGGCACCACCCCGCAGCTCAAGCTGGCCAAGAAAGCCCCCAAGTCCACCGACGCCATCCTCGTCCCCGTCCTTCGCGGGGACGACGGCTTAGAACTCCCGGCTTCCACCATGCTTGACGACGCCGCCCTGCGCACCGTCCTCACCTCCCTCACCGTCGTCGGAGCGACAGGTCGCTCCGGCGAAGTCACCCGGGTTCCCGCTCCGAAGAGCGTGGCAGCAGACAGCGTCATCGCCGTGGGCCTGGGCGATCCGGAAGATCTCACCGACGAGGACGTACGCCGCGCCGCTGGCACCGCCGCCCGCTCGCTCAAGGGACTGGGTACGGTCGCCACGACCCTCGGCATTTTCGGCTTGGCACCGGCCGTCGAGGGCCTGATTCTGGGCGCGTACCACTACCGCGGTGTGCGCAGCGAGGAAGAAAAGGCATCGTCTGCTCCCGTGGGCACCGTGGTGTTCTTGGGCGACCCTAAAAAGGACTCTGCGGAATTCGACACCGCCGTCACCACCGCTGAGGCCGTTGCCTTTGCCCGGGATCTCGTGAACACCCCCTCCTCTCACCTGTACCCGGAGTCTTATGCCGCGATCCTCTCTGCCGCGGCATCCGAGGTAGGCCTGGACGTGGAGGTCCTCGATGAGAAGGCGCTGAAGAAGCAGGGATTCGGTGGCATCCTCGCCGTCGGGCAAGGCTCGGCCCGCGGCCCACGCCTGGTTCGCTTGACCTGGTCTCCGAAGAAGGCGAAGAAGTCAGTGGCGCTGGTGGGCAAGGGCATCACTTTCGATACCGGCGGCATCTCGCTCAAGCCCGGCGCGAAGATGGAGGACATGATCTCCGACATGGGCGGCTCGGCAGCCGTCGCTGCGACGATCATCGCCGCCGCCAAGCTGGGGTTGCCCGTCACTATCACCGCCACGTTGCCGCTGGCGGAAAACATGCCCGACGGTGAGGCCCAGCGCCCCGGAGACGTGATCACCCACTACGGCGGGATCACCTCCGAGATCATTAATACTGACGCTGAGGGCCGCCTCGTGCTGGCCGATGCCATCGTCCGCGCCAGTGAGGACAAGCCCGAGTACCTCATCGAGACAGCCACCCTCACCGGCGCACAGCTCGTTGCCTTGGGCACCCGGACCTCCGGCGTCATGGGCTCCGACGATCTGCGTGACCGCATCGCTGCCGTGGGTCGCGCCGTCGGCGAGCCGGCGTGGGCCATGCCGATCCTGGAAGAGCAGGAGGACGAGTTGAAGTCCCCCGCCGCTGACATCCGCAATTCGCACAATTCTCGCTTCGGCGGGATGGAATTCGCGGCGCTGTACCTGTCGAAGTTCGTCCCCGAGGGCCTCGAGTGGGCTCACGTGGACATCGCGGGGCCGTCCTTTAACAGTGGCGGCGCCTACGGATACACGGGCAAGCGCGCTACCGGTGTGCCGGTGCGGACCTTCCTCGCCCTACTGCAGGAGATCGCCCAGGAGCGTTAA
- a CDS encoding DeoR/GlpR family DNA-binding transcription regulator encodes MDREQRLKAIIRAVDRPGVTTVASLVSLTGASGVTIRRDLAELEAIGAVDRVHGGATKVATRGAPQPFSLRQSEDREEKQALAIAVADMINDEESVIIDNGTTCQAVARRLSGRPITALCLSLYSAAAIGKRPGARVIIPGGEVENDTLALHGSAALSTIRDFSADVIVLGSCSTSLERGLATVTYPDSENKRAGMAAASRSILVVTPRKLGRVSTFRFADVADLDVLVTTDDAPRDILADIRDLGVRVVTV; translated from the coding sequence ATGGATCGGGAACAACGCCTCAAAGCGATCATTCGGGCCGTCGATAGACCGGGAGTAACCACCGTCGCCTCCCTGGTGTCCCTCACCGGTGCATCCGGGGTCACCATCCGCCGGGACCTAGCGGAGCTGGAAGCCATCGGCGCAGTTGACAGGGTGCACGGCGGGGCAACCAAAGTGGCCACCCGCGGTGCACCCCAACCGTTTTCCCTCCGCCAATCCGAGGACCGAGAAGAGAAACAAGCCCTCGCGATAGCCGTGGCCGACATGATCAACGATGAGGAGTCAGTGATCATCGACAACGGCACCACCTGCCAAGCCGTCGCTCGGCGTCTGTCCGGCCGCCCCATCACCGCCCTCTGCCTTTCGCTCTACTCGGCCGCAGCCATCGGCAAGCGCCCCGGGGCCCGCGTCATCATCCCCGGGGGCGAGGTCGAAAACGACACCCTTGCCCTCCACGGCAGCGCCGCCCTCTCAACAATCCGCGATTTTTCGGCCGACGTCATCGTGCTGGGAAGCTGCTCCACATCCCTGGAACGAGGCTTAGCCACCGTCACCTACCCCGACTCTGAGAACAAGCGGGCGGGGATGGCTGCGGCGTCGAGAAGCATTTTGGTGGTGACCCCGCGGAAACTCGGAAGAGTGTCCACCTTCCGCTTCGCCGACGTCGCCGACTTGGACGTGCTGGTCACCACCGACGATGCCCCGCGCGACATTCTCGCCGACATCCGTGACCTCGGTGTGCGGGTGGTCACCGTCTAA
- a CDS encoding oxidoreductase, with the protein MFNLFGRNRSRSSIRPPRAPGDTIRQNDADYLRSWVVGRAFVEAFVEPETVVNEMSVVLVDENGDFTRRRIGGPKGIDAVAKLLDVPVYDVEETGYPQRMREKIERDRLLRKREEQRLRREKFERGELPD; encoded by the coding sequence GTGTTCAATCTATTCGGACGAAACAGATCCCGGTCCTCGATCCGTCCGCCCCGAGCTCCTGGTGACACGATCCGCCAAAACGATGCGGATTACCTGCGTAGCTGGGTTGTTGGCCGAGCATTCGTCGAGGCATTTGTTGAGCCGGAGACCGTGGTCAACGAGATGTCGGTGGTTTTGGTGGATGAAAACGGTGATTTCACGCGGCGGAGGATTGGTGGACCGAAGGGGATCGACGCCGTCGCCAAACTCTTGGATGTGCCCGTTTATGACGTGGAGGAGACCGGCTATCCCCAACGCATGCGCGAGAAGATTGAGCGGGACCGATTGCTGAGGAAGCGGGAGGAGCAGCGCTTGCGCCGGGAGAAATTCGAGCGAGGGGAGCTGCCCGATTAG
- the sucB gene encoding 2-oxoglutarate dehydrogenase, E2 component, dihydrolipoamide succinyltransferase: MAFSVEMPELGESVTEGTITQWLKQVGDTVEVDEPLLEVSTDKVDTEIPSPQAGVLLEIKAEEDDTVDVGAVIAIIGDADESTDSSDSADEEVEEEEAPKEEKKESAPKSSGGSGKATDVEMPELGESVTEGTITQWLKSVGDTVEVDEPLLEVSTDKVDTEIPSPVAGTLLEILADEDDTVDVGAVIARVGDESAAPSGSSDDSDDDVPSEEAIEEAESKDDNETVDEAAPAEESSDSGDATDVEMPELGESVTEGTITQWLKSVGDTVEVDEPLLEVSTDKVDTEIPSPVAGTLLEILADEDDTVDVGAVIARVGSGAPKKAEKKEEPKKVEPKAEEPKKEEPKPEPKAEKTEKAEKKVNNADVPYVTPLVRKLADKHGVDLSTVEGTGVGGRIRKQDVLAAAEGGSEAKSAAPAEKDARAHWSTKSVDPAKAELIGTTQKVNRIREITAATMIKSLQTTAQLTHVQEVDMTRVAELRKAAKGAFVKKHGSNPTYLVFIVKAVAEALVSHPNVNASYNAETKEMTYHSDVNIAIAVDTPQGLLVPVIKKAQDLSMAEIAAAITDLAERARNRKLRPDDLAGGTFTVTNIGSEGALLDTPVLTPPQAGILGTAAIEKRPVVVTDDGVDSIAIRQMCYLPFTYDHQVIDGADAGRFITTIKDRLETADFQDDLDI, from the coding sequence ATGGCGTTCTCCGTAGAGATGCCCGAGCTGGGCGAATCCGTCACTGAAGGCACCATCACCCAGTGGCTGAAGCAGGTCGGCGACACCGTGGAGGTCGACGAACCTCTGCTGGAAGTGTCCACCGACAAGGTTGACACCGAGATCCCCTCCCCCCAGGCTGGTGTCCTGCTGGAAATCAAGGCCGAAGAGGACGACACCGTCGACGTCGGCGCCGTCATCGCCATTATTGGTGACGCCGATGAGTCCACCGACTCTTCCGATTCCGCCGACGAAGAGGTCGAGGAAGAGGAGGCTCCGAAGGAAGAGAAGAAGGAGTCCGCTCCGAAATCCTCCGGCGGGTCTGGCAAGGCCACCGATGTTGAGATGCCCGAACTCGGCGAATCCGTCACCGAAGGCACCATCACCCAGTGGCTCAAGTCCGTCGGCGACACCGTCGAGGTCGACGAACCCCTCCTCGAAGTCTCCACCGACAAGGTCGACACCGAGATCCCCTCCCCCGTCGCCGGCACCCTCCTCGAAATCCTCGCTGACGAAGACGACACCGTCGACGTCGGAGCCGTCATCGCCCGCGTCGGCGACGAATCGGCTGCCCCCTCCGGCTCCTCCGACGATTCGGATGACGATGTGCCCTCCGAGGAGGCCATCGAGGAAGCAGAGTCCAAGGACGATAACGAGACCGTCGACGAGGCTGCCCCTGCCGAAGAGTCTTCCGACTCCGGAGACGCCACCGATGTTGAGATGCCCGAACTCGGCGAATCCGTCACCGAAGGCACCATCACCCAGTGGCTCAAGTCCGTCGGCGACACCGTCGAGGTCGACGAACCCCTCCTCGAAGTCTCCACCGACAAGGTCGACACCGAGATCCCCTCCCCCGTCGCCGGCACCCTCCTCGAAATCCTCGCTGACGAAGACGACACCGTCGACGTCGGAGCCGTCATCGCCCGCGTCGGTTCCGGCGCACCGAAGAAGGCTGAGAAAAAGGAAGAGCCGAAGAAGGTAGAGCCGAAGGCTGAGGAGCCGAAGAAGGAGGAACCGAAGCCGGAGCCAAAGGCCGAGAAGACTGAGAAGGCCGAGAAGAAGGTCAACAACGCTGACGTTCCTTACGTGACCCCCTTGGTGCGCAAGCTGGCCGATAAGCACGGCGTTGACCTCTCCACGGTTGAGGGCACGGGCGTTGGCGGGCGCATCCGCAAGCAGGATGTCCTGGCCGCAGCTGAGGGTGGTTCCGAGGCGAAGTCCGCAGCTCCGGCTGAGAAGGATGCCCGCGCGCACTGGTCCACCAAGTCTGTTGACCCGGCGAAGGCTGAGCTGATCGGTACGACTCAGAAGGTCAATCGCATCCGAGAGATCACCGCTGCGACGATGATCAAGTCCTTGCAGACGACCGCCCAGCTGACCCATGTTCAGGAAGTCGACATGACTCGCGTCGCTGAGCTGCGTAAGGCCGCCAAGGGTGCTTTCGTGAAGAAGCATGGGTCGAACCCGACGTACCTGGTGTTCATTGTCAAGGCTGTCGCCGAGGCTCTGGTGTCTCACCCGAACGTCAACGCGTCCTACAACGCCGAGACGAAGGAGATGACCTACCACTCCGACGTCAACATCGCGATCGCCGTGGATACCCCGCAGGGTCTGCTCGTCCCGGTGATCAAGAAGGCTCAGGATCTGTCCATGGCCGAGATCGCTGCAGCCATCACTGATTTGGCCGAGCGCGCTCGCAACAGGAAGCTGCGTCCGGACGATCTGGCCGGCGGCACGTTCACGGTGACCAACATTGGTTCGGAAGGTGCCCTGCTGGATACCCCGGTCCTGACCCCGCCGCAGGCTGGCATCTTGGGTACCGCGGCCATCGAGAAGCGTCCGGTTGTCGTGACCGATGACGGCGTGGACTCCATCGCCATCCGTCAGATGTGCTACCTGCCGTTCACCTATGACCACCAGGTCATCGATGGCGCCGATGCAGGTCGCTTCATCACCACGATTAAGGATCGCCTCGAGACCGCTGATTTCCAGGACGATCTGGACATCTAA
- the gcvP gene encoding aminomethyl-transferring glycine dehydrogenase — translation MSLSPVTDPASYLARHLGPDPTEEKVMLDQLGYSFIDELIDGAIPADIRVEQTPVIGEALTETEAQAKLRSYADQNVVLKAFYGQGFSDTITPPVIRRNVVENPGWYTAYTPYQPEISQGRLEALLNFQTMVSELTGLPLANASLLDEASAVAEAVGLMSRAKKKGRRVILDSRLHPQVLGVAAERARAIDLEVEITDLTGELVGEDLCGVVIAYPGTEGDVADPRSIIDAIHDRDGIATVVTDLMSLFLLESPGELGADIAVGNSQRFGVPLFYGGPHAAFMAVSDALKRQMPGRLVGVSIDSDGNPAYRLALQTREQHIRRERATSNICTAQALLAVTASMYAVYHGPAGLQAIAERIHDRASSFAETLRAGGVTVLHDAFFDTVAVRVADGGAQGVVDKLAEAGYLVRPINAHTVGVSFGESATEADVAALAAAFTDADVEKPVPAVPDAVERTTETLTHPIFSSIHSETQMLRYLRLLSDKDLALDRTMIPLGSCTMKLNPTAGMETITWPEFANIHPFAPDSQAQGWIALIEELEGWLESVTGYAKVSVQPNAGSQGELAGLLAIRRYHVANGDHKRDICLVPASAHGTNAASATLANLRVVVVATAEDGSIDLADLDAKLEQYGKHVAAIMITYPSTHGVFEDTVRTVCEKVHAVGGQVYIDGANMNALTGLAQPGKFGGDVSHLNLHKTFTIPHGGGGPGVGPVCVAEHLVPFLPANPVTTDPSKPASEDTGVPIASSKYGSAGVLPISWSYIAMMGSEGLARATANAILGANYLARNLRDSFPVLYTGKNDLVAHECILDLRELTKESGVTAADVAKRLIDYGFHAPTLAFPVAGTLMVEPTESENLAELDRFIEAMRSIRAEIQEIIDGRVAYDDSVLHHAPYTAWSVSRNEWDHSFSREQAAWPVAGLHRAKFFPPVRRLNEAYGDRNLVCSCPPPEAFDFHADTDSDS, via the coding sequence ATGTCACTTTCTCCGGTCACCGACCCCGCGTCCTACCTGGCTCGCCACTTAGGCCCAGACCCCACCGAGGAGAAGGTGATGCTGGATCAGCTCGGCTACTCCTTTATCGATGAGCTCATTGATGGGGCGATTCCCGCGGATATTCGGGTCGAGCAGACACCTGTTATTGGTGAGGCGCTGACGGAAACCGAGGCGCAGGCCAAGCTGAGGTCTTATGCGGATCAGAATGTGGTCCTCAAGGCGTTTTATGGTCAGGGTTTCTCGGACACGATCACTCCGCCAGTTATTCGCCGCAATGTGGTGGAGAATCCGGGCTGGTACACCGCATATACGCCTTACCAGCCGGAAATCTCGCAGGGCCGCCTGGAAGCGCTGCTCAATTTTCAGACGATGGTGTCTGAACTGACGGGTTTGCCGCTGGCTAATGCGTCGTTGCTCGATGAGGCGTCCGCCGTCGCCGAGGCCGTGGGCCTGATGTCGCGGGCAAAGAAGAAGGGCCGGCGGGTCATCCTCGATTCGCGTCTGCATCCGCAGGTGCTGGGGGTGGCGGCGGAACGCGCCCGCGCCATCGATCTCGAGGTGGAGATCACTGATCTCACCGGCGAGCTCGTCGGGGAAGACTTGTGTGGAGTTGTTATTGCTTACCCGGGTACGGAGGGGGACGTCGCCGATCCTCGCAGCATTATTGACGCGATCCACGACCGGGATGGCATCGCCACCGTGGTCACCGATCTGATGTCGTTGTTCTTGTTGGAGTCCCCTGGCGAGCTGGGGGCGGACATCGCAGTGGGCAATTCTCAGCGTTTCGGTGTGCCCCTGTTTTATGGCGGTCCGCATGCCGCTTTCATGGCGGTCAGTGATGCCCTCAAGCGGCAGATGCCGGGGCGCTTGGTGGGCGTGTCCATCGACTCGGACGGCAATCCGGCCTACCGCCTGGCCCTGCAGACCCGTGAACAGCACATTCGCCGCGAACGGGCGACGTCCAACATCTGTACGGCACAGGCGTTGCTCGCGGTCACGGCCTCGATGTACGCGGTCTATCATGGCCCGGCGGGCCTGCAGGCGATCGCCGAGCGGATTCATGATCGTGCATCCAGCTTCGCCGAGACGCTGCGGGCCGGCGGTGTCACCGTGCTTCACGACGCCTTCTTCGACACCGTTGCCGTCCGCGTTGCGGACGGTGGGGCGCAGGGGGTCGTCGATAAGCTGGCGGAAGCCGGCTACCTGGTGCGACCCATCAACGCTCACACCGTGGGAGTGTCCTTTGGTGAGTCGGCAACGGAGGCTGACGTTGCGGCGTTGGCTGCGGCGTTCACTGACGCGGACGTCGAAAAGCCGGTACCTGCCGTGCCGGATGCGGTGGAGCGGACGACGGAGACGCTGACCCACCCGATTTTCTCCTCGATCCATTCGGAGACGCAGATGCTGCGCTACCTGCGCTTACTCTCCGACAAGGATCTGGCCCTGGATCGGACGATGATTCCGCTGGGTTCCTGCACGATGAAGCTCAACCCGACCGCCGGGATGGAGACCATTACGTGGCCGGAGTTCGCCAACATTCACCCCTTCGCGCCGGATTCCCAAGCTCAGGGCTGGATCGCACTCATTGAGGAGCTCGAGGGTTGGTTGGAGTCCGTGACCGGCTACGCCAAGGTGTCGGTGCAGCCGAACGCCGGCTCCCAGGGCGAGCTGGCTGGCCTCCTGGCTATTCGCCGCTATCACGTGGCCAACGGCGATCATAAGCGCGACATCTGCCTCGTGCCGGCCTCCGCGCACGGTACGAATGCGGCCTCGGCGACGCTGGCCAATTTGCGCGTCGTGGTCGTTGCCACCGCCGAGGACGGCTCGATTGACCTCGCGGATCTGGATGCCAAGCTGGAGCAGTACGGCAAGCACGTCGCCGCCATCATGATCACTTACCCGTCTACCCACGGCGTGTTCGAGGACACGGTGCGCACCGTGTGCGAGAAGGTCCATGCGGTCGGCGGCCAGGTCTACATCGACGGCGCGAACATGAACGCCCTCACTGGCTTGGCGCAGCCTGGGAAGTTCGGCGGCGATGTCTCCCACCTCAACCTGCACAAGACCTTCACCATCCCCCACGGCGGAGGCGGCCCGGGTGTCGGCCCGGTGTGCGTGGCCGAGCACCTCGTTCCTTTCCTCCCCGCAAACCCCGTCACCACCGATCCCTCGAAGCCTGCCTCGGAAGACACCGGCGTACCCATCGCCTCATCCAAGTACGGCTCCGCGGGAGTCCTGCCGATCTCGTGGTCCTACATCGCCATGATGGGTTCCGAGGGCCTGGCGCGCGCCACCGCCAACGCCATCCTCGGCGCCAATTACCTCGCCCGAAACCTGCGCGATTCCTTCCCGGTGCTGTACACGGGCAAGAACGACCTCGTGGCTCACGAGTGCATCCTCGACCTGCGGGAGCTGACCAAGGAGTCCGGCGTCACCGCCGCGGATGTGGCCAAGCGACTCATCGACTACGGCTTCCACGCCCCCACCCTGGCCTTCCCGGTCGCAGGCACGCTCATGGTCGAGCCGACGGAATCCGAGAACCTCGCAGAGCTGGATCGCTTCATTGAAGCGATGCGATCCATCCGGGCGGAGATCCAAGAGATTATCGACGGCCGCGTCGCCTACGACGACTCCGTCCTGCACCACGCCCCGTACACCGCGTGGTCGGTCTCGCGGAATGAGTGGGATCACTCCTTCAGCCGTGAGCAGGCCGCGTGGCCCGTGGCGGGGTTGCATCGCGCGAAGTTCTTCCCGCCGGTGCGCCGCCTCAACGAGGCCTACGGTGACCGCAACCTCGTCTGCTCGTGTCCTCCGCCCGAGGCATTCGACTTTCATGCCGACACCGACTCCGACTCTTAA
- the gcvT gene encoding glycine cleavage system aminomethyltransferase GcvT, whose product MFDLRHSPLHSRHEALGASFTPFGVWDMPLKYGNELEEHRAVRGAAGLFDLSHMGEIRVTGPQAGEFLDYVLISSLSPLPVGKAKYSMIVNDDGGIMDDLISYRLAEDEFLVVPNAGNSDVVWEAFEERAQGFDVELANESLTTALVAVQGPNSVAILHELVADEDAATITDMKYYSASPVVVSGIEALVARTGYTGEDGFELFVPNEVAEELWDKVTAAGQAHSLIPAGLAARDSLRLEAGMPLYGNELTLEITPVEAGMGMAFKKKEADFVGRDALVGREATSRIVGLRGEGRRAARAGAEVYRGEELLGHVTSGQPSPTLGHPVALALLSGEVSVGDELEVDIRGKRHPYTVVETPFYQRPAR is encoded by the coding sequence ATGTTTGACCTCCGCCACAGCCCCCTGCACTCCCGCCACGAGGCCCTGGGCGCATCATTTACTCCCTTCGGTGTCTGGGACATGCCGTTGAAGTATGGCAACGAGCTCGAGGAGCACCGCGCCGTCCGCGGCGCCGCCGGGCTGTTCGATCTGTCCCACATGGGCGAGATCCGAGTGACTGGCCCGCAGGCGGGCGAGTTCCTGGATTACGTGCTCATCTCCTCCTTGTCTCCTCTGCCAGTGGGTAAGGCGAAGTACTCGATGATTGTCAACGACGACGGCGGCATCATGGACGATCTCATCTCTTATCGCCTGGCTGAGGACGAATTCCTCGTTGTCCCCAACGCGGGCAACTCCGACGTGGTGTGGGAGGCCTTCGAGGAGCGCGCCCAGGGCTTCGACGTGGAGTTGGCCAACGAATCGCTCACCACCGCGCTCGTCGCCGTGCAGGGACCGAACTCTGTCGCCATCCTCCACGAGCTGGTGGCTGACGAGGACGCCGCGACTATCACCGACATGAAGTACTACTCCGCCTCGCCAGTCGTCGTGAGCGGCATCGAGGCGTTGGTGGCCCGTACTGGCTATACCGGCGAGGACGGCTTCGAGCTGTTCGTGCCCAACGAAGTCGCCGAGGAACTGTGGGACAAAGTCACCGCCGCTGGCCAGGCCCACAGCCTCATCCCGGCCGGACTGGCCGCCCGCGATTCGCTCCGTCTTGAGGCGGGCATGCCGCTCTACGGCAATGAACTCACCCTCGAGATCACGCCGGTGGAGGCGGGCATGGGCATGGCCTTCAAGAAGAAGGAGGCTGATTTCGTCGGGCGTGACGCCCTGGTCGGCCGCGAGGCCACTTCGCGCATCGTGGGCCTGCGCGGCGAGGGCCGACGGGCAGCCCGCGCTGGTGCCGAGGTCTACCGGGGCGAGGAGCTGCTCGGTCATGTCACCTCAGGTCAGCCCTCCCCCACGCTGGGCCACCCGGTGGCCCTCGCCCTGCTCAGTGGCGAGGTTTCCGTCGGCGATGAGCTCGAGGTGGATATCCGCGGCAAGCGCCATCCCTACACGGTCGTGGAAACCCCCTTCTACCAGCGCCCGGCCCGCTAG